A single genomic interval of Penaeus vannamei isolate JL-2024 chromosome 21, ASM4276789v1, whole genome shotgun sequence harbors:
- the LOC113824994 gene encoding neuroparsin-A, which yields MGISTSAVACLTLACLLLLHLQAAQGTPVCPGTRDPPQDLSKCKFGVVKDWCRNTVCAKGPRETCGGRWLEHGRCGLGMYCRCGHCAGCTSTLECVLGRFC from the exons ATGGGCATCTCCACCTCTGCCGTCGCCTGCCTCACCCTggcctgcctccttctccttcatcttca GGCGGCGCAGGGCACTCCGGTGTGTCCGGGAACCCGAGATCCCCCGCAAGACCTCTCCAAGTGCAAGTTCGGGGTCGTGAAGGACTGGTGTCGGAACACCGTCTGCGCCAAG gGTCCCCGCGAGACGTGTGGCGGGCGCTGGCTCGAGCACGGGCGCTGCGGCCTCGGCATGTACTGTCGCTGCGGCCACTGTGCAGGCTGCACCAGTACCTTGGAATGTGTACTCGGGAGATTCTGTTGA